TCTGCCCGCCGAAGCCGGGGTTTACCGACATGACGAGCACGAGGTCGAGATCGCCGAGAAGCGGCCAGAGCAGCTCGAGCGGCGTGCCCGGATTGAGCGACAGCCCGGCCTTGCAGCCCGCCGCCTTGATCGCCTGGATGGTGCGGTGGGGGTGGGGTCCCGCTTCCGGGTGAAAGGTGATGATGTCCGCGCCCGCCTTCGCGAAGGCGTCGATATAGAGGTCGACCGGCGAGATCATCAGATGGACGTCGAAGACCTTGTCGGAATGCGGCCGGATCGCCTTCACCACATCGGGGCCGATGGTGATGTTCGGCACGAAATGCCCGTCCATCACATCGACATGGATATAGTCGGCGCCCGCTTCCGTGATGGCGCGCACCTCCTCGCCCAGACGGGCGAAGTCCGATGCCAGAATCGACGGTGCGATCTTGATGCCGCTCATGGCTGGACACTCTTGTGGTGTGACTTGTCCGGGCCCCGCCTGTATCCTGCAATCGGGGCTTCTGGAATCAGTGCTTAACAGCTAGATTCCCGGGGTGCAAGAACGAGGGGGTCCGGACCGTCAACGGTCCGGTGGGGACATGAATTCTTCCGTCGAGACGGAGCGTTTGCGCCTGAACGGGCGTCAGCGGCTCACTTGGTTTGCCCATTTCTTCAAGGCTTTCTTTTACCAGTATCACCGCGAATTCGGCGTTCAGATCGCCAACTTACTGCCGGCGGATGGCGTCGTCATCGATGTCGGGGCGCATTCGGGCCAGTTCGCGAAGCTCTTCGGCCGCCTGGTGCCGCAGGGCGCTGTCTATGCGTTCGAGCCGAGTGCCTATGCGCTGTCGATCCTGCGGCCCGTGCTGCGCTGGCGCGGTTTCCGCAATGTGCGCGTGGTGCCTTTCGGTCTCTCGGACAAGAAAGGCAGCGAGGTGCTCAATCTACCGATGAAGAAGAGCGGTACGGTCGGCTTTGGCAATGCGCATATCGGCGCGGAAACGCGGCCGGTCGCCATTGCCCAGCAGATCGGCCTCATCACCCTCGACGATTTCGTTGCCCGGGAGGGTCTCGAAAAGGTCGACTTCATCAAGGTCGACATCGAGGGCTGGGAGGTCAATTTCCTGCGCGGCGCGCTCGGAACGATTGGCCGCTTCCGGCCCATTCTGCTGCTTGAGGTGATGGAGCATACGCTGACGCGGGTCGGGGCTTCGCCGGGTGAGATATTCGATCTCCTCGCGCCTCTCGGCTACCGAATCTTTCGCGTGCGTGAGCGCGATGGCTACAAGATGGTGCCGGTCGAGGGCTTCGCGGGTTCGGCGGATTATTTTTTCATAGCGGAAGCCGAGGCGCCCCGCATCGCAGCGGCCTAGCTTCGCTCAGCGTTTTCTCGCGAGAAGCTTCATTCCCGGCTTCAGGTTCCATTCGAACTTCACGACATCGAAGCCGTGCCGGTCGAGAAACCGTCCTATGGCGTGCTTGTTGAAGAACAGAAGATGCTGCGGCGGGCAAACATGGTGCCAGCTGGGAAAATCTTTCGGCACGCGCCAATGGCCTGCGTCCGGCGTCGTCAGATAGAGCAATGCTCCGCTTCGCGCGCGCGGCGCCAGCGCCTCGAAATAGGCATGCGGGTCGGGCAGGTGCTCGATCACTTCCACCGAAAACAGAAAATCGAATTGTCCCCATTCCGCCGGCAGGCTGTCGATCGTGCCCGCGTGATATCGTCCGTCCGGGAACAATCTTCGCGCTGTGCCGACGCTGTCCTCGTCGATGTCGATGCCATGCGCCTCGAAACCGAGGCGCTTTGCCGCTTCGACGCCGGTGCCGATGCTGCAGCCCATGTCGAGAAAGCGGTTGCCGGGGGACAGGTGCATATATCGGCGCAGACGCCGCGTGGAGCGGATGATCTTGCGGCGCGCGCGGCGTTCATAGCTGTCGTGCAATGTATATTTTTCGTAGATCGCGGCTATTTCCGAGGTGCAGGGCATCGGATGCACAAAGGCCAGTCTGCAGGCGCGGCAGCGAAAAAGATTGTATCTGCCCTTGGTGCCGAGCGGCGCAAAGTCGTGTGTCCCGCAGACGATGCAGGATGCAGGCGCAATCATGGCGTTGCTTGTGCCGGCCATTCCTCCCCCCATTGGACAACCCGGCGGCTCGTCGGTTGTCCGATGAGTGCAGAATGCACAGCGATAATTGCTACGTCAATTTACGACACGGGGCTCGGGGGAAAAGCCATCCAGTCCGCGCGGCGCGGCGTCGGAATACACAGGTGGAATTCACATGTGACGATCTCACCTAGCACGGTAAGCGCAGTAAGCGGATGGAACTCTCCGCGCTTGTCTGCCGCGCCGGCAGGTAAGCGTTACCGTCTGCGGGCAATCGCGTGCAGACCGGGCTTCAATTTCCATTCGAACTTGACCACCTCAAGGCCGTGGCGATCGAGAAAGCGGCGCATCGCGTCTTTTGTGAAATAGAGGAGGTGGTGTGGAGGGAACACCTGGTCCCACTTGGTGAATTCCGACGGTACGCGCCAGTGCCCGGCATCCGGAGTCGTCAGGAAGAGAAGCCCGCCCGGTTTGATCCGTAGGCTGAGTGCATTGAAATAGGCATTCGCGTCCGGCAGATGCTCGATCACCTCCGCTGAATAAACGAAATCGAACTGGCCCCATTCCGGGGGCAGGCTCTCTATCGGCCCCGCGTGGAAATGTCCGCCGGGAAACATCTCCCTTGCGATCTCAATGCTCTGGTCGCCGATATCGATACCATGGGCGTCGAGCCCAAGCCGCCGCGCCGCCTCCACCGCCGTGCCGACATTGCAGCCGACATCGAGGAAGCGTTTGCCCGGGCCCCGGTTCATGTAGCGGCGAATGCGTTTCATCGAACGCCGGATCTTGCGTTCCGCCTTGGCCGCGTAGCTCCGGTTGGTGCCGTACTCCGTGTAGATCGCCGCGATCTCGGCTGCGCCGGGTATCGGGTGGGTGAAACGCAGTCCGCATTGCAGGCAATGAAAAAGCGAATAGCCGCTGTGAGTGCCGGCCGGCTCGAAAATCTCGCCGTCGCAGACAATGCAAATTTCGGGGTTCATGATCTCTATGATGTGGTTGTTCGGGTGGAGGCAGCAGCCTGCATTCCCGCGCTATTGCCGTCAATGGTTATGAAAAATCAGGATGCGCGTGTCAGCCTCGCGGCATAAAACCCGTCCAGCCCGCCCAGCGCGGCGAGGTGGCAGGGCAGCGTGCGCAAATCGCCCTCACCCGTGACGATCTCACCCAGTCCGGCAACGTCCTCCACTCCGACAGGCTGGCGGCGGAAAGCCGGATGCGCGGCGAGAAACGCTTCAACCTGGCGCACACCTTCCTCAGGCTCCAGCGAACAAGTGCAATAGACGAGCGTGCCGCCCGGCGCGAGCAGCGTTGCCGCATGGGCGAGCAGTCTTGCCTGCAAGGCCGCCAGCTTGTCGCGGTCGGCGGGCGATTTCAGATGCGGCACATCGGGGTGGCGCCGCGCCGTTCCGGTGGAGCTGCAGGGCGCGTCGAGCAGGATGAGGTCCCATGTGCGTCCCGGCGCGTAGGCGGTTGCGTCCGCCACCACGGTTTTCGCCTCAAGCCCGAGCCGGGAAAGGTTCTGTTCCAGCCGGTCGAGGCGCGGGCGCGAGCGGTCGAGCGCCGTCACATGCGCGCCCGCCGCCGCAAGCTCCGCCGTCTTGCCGCCCGGTGCCGCGCAGAGGTCGAGCACTTCGCGGCCGGTCACATCGCCGAGCAGCTTCGCGGGCAGCGCGGCGGCGGCGTCCTGCACCCACCATGCGCCGTCGTCAAAGCCCGGCAGGTCCTCGATGCGTCCGGCATCCTCGAGGCGAAGCGTACCGCTCGGCAGGACCGTCGCGCCCAGCGCCTCGGCGATTGTCATCCGCTCTTCGGCGCGCTTCACGCTGATGTCGAGCGGCGGGTCGGCATAATGCATCCGTACGATCGCGCGCGCGGTCTCCTCGCCATAGGCCGCGCTCCAGCTTTGCCAAAGCCAGTCCGGCGTGTCGAGACGTTCCGTATCGAGATTATCGAGAATGG
Above is a window of Parvibaculum lavamentivorans DS-1 DNA encoding:
- the rpe gene encoding ribulose-phosphate 3-epimerase produces the protein MSGIKIAPSILASDFARLGEEVRAITEAGADYIHVDVMDGHFVPNITIGPDVVKAIRPHSDKVFDVHLMISPVDLYIDAFAKAGADIITFHPEAGPHPHRTIQAIKAAGCKAGLSLNPGTPLELLWPLLGDLDLVLVMSVNPGFGGQSFIESQLARIEIIRKRIDESGRAVELEVDGGINLDTAPRAIAAGADVLVAGTATFKGGPSAYAKNIAALRGGA
- a CDS encoding FkbM family methyltransferase — encoded protein: MNSSVETERLRLNGRQRLTWFAHFFKAFFYQYHREFGVQIANLLPADGVVIDVGAHSGQFAKLFGRLVPQGAVYAFEPSAYALSILRPVLRWRGFRNVRVVPFGLSDKKGSEVLNLPMKKSGTVGFGNAHIGAETRPVAIAQQIGLITLDDFVAREGLEKVDFIKVDIEGWEVNFLRGALGTIGRFRPILLLEVMEHTLTRVGASPGEIFDLLAPLGYRIFRVRERDGYKMVPVEGFAGSADYFFIAEAEAPRIAAA
- a CDS encoding class I SAM-dependent methyltransferase, which translates into the protein MAGTSNAMIAPASCIVCGTHDFAPLGTKGRYNLFRCRACRLAFVHPMPCTSEIAAIYEKYTLHDSYERRARRKIIRSTRRLRRYMHLSPGNRFLDMGCSIGTGVEAAKRLGFEAHGIDIDEDSVGTARRLFPDGRYHAGTIDSLPAEWGQFDFLFSVEVIEHLPDPHAYFEALAPRARSGALLYLTTPDAGHWRVPKDFPSWHHVCPPQHLLFFNKHAIGRFLDRHGFDVVKFEWNLKPGMKLLARKR
- a CDS encoding class I SAM-dependent methyltransferase translates to MNPEICIVCDGEIFEPAGTHSGYSLFHCLQCGLRFTHPIPGAAEIAAIYTEYGTNRSYAAKAERKIRRSMKRIRRYMNRGPGKRFLDVGCNVGTAVEAARRLGLDAHGIDIGDQSIEIAREMFPGGHFHAGPIESLPPEWGQFDFVYSAEVIEHLPDANAYFNALSLRIKPGGLLFLTTPDAGHWRVPSEFTKWDQVFPPHHLLYFTKDAMRRFLDRHGLEVVKFEWKLKPGLHAIARRR
- a CDS encoding RsmB/NOP family class I SAM-dependent RNA methyltransferase, whose translation is MNRADETGLAARQGAASILTAVLKERRAFDDAFIAEAASGHLRNAEPRDRAFARAITATALRRLGTIDHILSLLIDKELPKRAGATENILRAGLAEILFLRVAAHAAVGMNVEAASRDENARHFKALVNAVLRRATREGDAILDNLDTERLDTPDWLWQSWSAAYGEETARAIVRMHYADPPLDISVKRAEERMTIAEALGATVLPSGTLRLEDAGRIEDLPGFDDGAWWVQDAAAALPAKLLGDVTGREVLDLCAAPGGKTAELAAAGAHVTALDRSRPRLDRLEQNLSRLGLEAKTVVADATAYAPGRTWDLILLDAPCSSTGTARRHPDVPHLKSPADRDKLAALQARLLAHAATLLAPGGTLVYCTCSLEPEEGVRQVEAFLAAHPAFRRQPVGVEDVAGLGEIVTGEGDLRTLPCHLAALGGLDGFYAARLTRAS